The following proteins are co-located in the Chlamydiota bacterium genome:
- the cas2 gene encoding CRISPR-associated endonuclease Cas2 has product MPRIRYLVCYDIADPKRLRRVAKVLEAYGRRLQLSVFECSLDKQRYTQAKTELAEILNHAEDQVLFVSLGTSGDDSSILIEAMGLSYTGRPRVTVI; this is encoded by the coding sequence ATGCCGAGAATACGCTATCTCGTCTGTTACGATATCGCAGACCCCAAACGGTTGCGTAGAGTGGCTAAAGTTCTCGAGGCATATGGCAGGCGTCTCCAGCTATCGGTATTCGAGTGCTCCCTGGACAAGCAAAGGTATACCCAGGCCAAAACAGAGCTGGCCGAAATCCTGAATCACGCGGAGGACCAAGTGCTATTCGTCTCACTGGGAACATCGGGCGATGATTCCAGTATCCTGATAGAAGCGATGGGGCTTTCTTACACCGGTCGACCGCGAGTTACAGTAATTTGA